The proteins below are encoded in one region of Metabacillus dongyingensis:
- the yabQ gene encoding spore cortex biosynthesis protein YabQ, which translates to MTLSTQFLTMLSMVCSGCFIGASLDTYGRFLMRPRRAKWVVFINDILFWLVQGLLLFYILLNVNEGEFRIYILLALLCGYAAYQSLIKGIYLALLEFIIKCAVGIYKTMLKMGNFFLIKPIVGIFNLLTAIISGLVIFLWNLLKWMARVVYAIAKVLLSPVFWILKGLWKLIPLSIRNFFYRFFKKTAGLYEKIKNKSGNLWISWKKKK; encoded by the coding sequence ATGACGCTCTCCACTCAATTCCTGACGATGCTTTCCATGGTTTGTTCAGGCTGTTTTATTGGCGCTTCACTTGATACTTACGGCCGCTTTCTTATGCGGCCGAGAAGAGCCAAATGGGTTGTATTCATAAATGACATCTTATTTTGGCTCGTTCAGGGCCTCCTTTTATTTTATATTCTCCTGAATGTGAATGAAGGAGAATTCCGCATATACATACTGCTTGCCCTGCTGTGCGGATATGCGGCATATCAAAGCTTGATAAAAGGGATTTACTTAGCGCTTCTGGAATTCATTATTAAGTGTGCAGTAGGCATTTATAAGACGATGCTGAAGATGGGGAATTTCTTTTTAATTAAGCCTATTGTTGGCATTTTTAATTTATTGACAGCAATTATAAGCGGACTTGTCATTTTTTTGTGGAACTTGTTAAAATGGATGGCAAGAGTGGTTTATGCTATCGCAAAGGTACTGTTATCTCCTGTTTTTTGGATTTTAAAAGGATTGTGGAAACTGATTCCATTGTCCATCAGGAACTTTTTTTACAGGTTTTTCAAAAAAACGGCAGGACTTTATGAGAAAATCAAGAATAAGAGTGGTAACTTATGGATTTCGTGGAAAAAGAAGAAATAA
- a CDS encoding FtsB family cell division protein, with product MSLAKDRKITQLQSQYMQQQERKDQILKRRKRGLIRRLTLFGLIAAVTSVIVLTTLISQSSAINEKVHQKKELQTQLTELQKDEKVLEEEIVKLNDDEYIAKIARRDYFLSEDNEIIFTLPKKDKE from the coding sequence ATGAGTCTCGCTAAAGACCGGAAAATTACGCAGCTTCAATCACAGTATATGCAGCAGCAGGAGCGGAAAGATCAGATATTAAAAAGGCGAAAACGCGGATTGATCAGACGGTTGACATTATTTGGATTGATTGCGGCGGTAACTTCTGTTATCGTATTAACGACTCTCATATCTCAATCCAGTGCCATTAATGAGAAGGTTCATCAAAAGAAAGAACTTCAAACTCAATTAACGGAGCTCCAAAAAGATGAAAAGGTATTAGAGGAAGAAATCGTAAAGTTGAATGATGATGAGTATATTGCTAAAATTGCTCGTCGGGACTATTTTTTATCTGAAGACAATGAGATTATCTTCACGTTGCCAAAAAAAGATAAAGAGTAG
- a CDS encoding RNA-binding S4 domain-containing protein, with protein sequence MRLDKFLKVSRLIKRRTLAKEVSDQGRITVNGTVAKASSIVKLGDELAIRFGQKRIIVKIENLQDSSKKEDAAGMYSLVKEEKISEE encoded by the coding sequence ATGAGACTAGATAAATTTTTGAAGGTTTCGAGACTGATTAAAAGAAGAACACTTGCAAAAGAAGTGTCCGACCAAGGCAGAATAACGGTTAATGGCACAGTTGCAAAAGCAAGCTCTATTGTAAAATTGGGTGATGAGCTTGCCATTCGATTTGGGCAAAAACGCATCATCGTAAAAATTGAAAACCTGCAGGATTCTTCTAAAAAAGAGGATGCAGCGGGTATGTATTCACTTGTAAAAGAAGAAAAAATCAGCGAAGAATAG
- the yabP gene encoding sporulation protein YabP, translating into MNQYYDNQSQPKGTIQEHDVIMRGRKLLDITGVTHVESFDNEEFLLETVMGALAIRGENLQMKNLDVDKGIVSIKGRIFDLVYLDEHQTEKAKGLFSKLFK; encoded by the coding sequence ATGAATCAATATTATGATAATCAATCACAGCCTAAGGGAACGATCCAGGAGCATGATGTTATTATGAGAGGCCGTAAACTGCTCGATATTACAGGCGTAACACATGTAGAAAGCTTTGATAATGAAGAATTTCTGCTTGAGACGGTGATGGGTGCTCTTGCTATCCGCGGAGAAAATCTCCAAATGAAAAATTTGGACGTAGATAAAGGGATCGTCTCAATAAAAGGAAGAATTTTTGATCTCGTCTATCTGGATGAGCATCAGACGGAGAAAGCTAAAGGACTCTTTAGCAAGTTATTTAAATGA
- a CDS encoding S1 domain-containing RNA-binding protein, with amino-acid sequence MSIEVGSKLQGKVTGITNFGAFVELSGGTTGLVHISEVADNYVKDINDHLKVGDEVTVKVINVEKDGKIGLSIKKAIDRPERPERSERPNRSDRPNRSDRPRGRTNTNEFRPKENFEQKMSRFLKDSEDRLSSLKRNTESKRGGRGARRG; translated from the coding sequence ATGTCGATAGAAGTTGGCAGCAAGTTACAGGGTAAGGTAACGGGCATTACAAATTTCGGAGCGTTCGTAGAGCTTTCGGGTGGCACTACAGGACTCGTCCACATCAGTGAAGTTGCTGATAATTATGTGAAAGATATTAACGATCACTTAAAAGTCGGTGACGAGGTAACCGTTAAAGTCATCAATGTAGAGAAAGACGGAAAAATTGGCTTGTCAATTAAAAAGGCAATTGATCGTCCTGAGCGCCCAGAACGTTCAGAACGCCCGAATCGCTCAGACCGTCCAAACCGCTCAGATCGTCCAAGAGGCAGAACGAATACAAATGAATTCCGCCCTAAAGAGAATTTTGAGCAAAAAATGAGCAGATTCTTAAAAGACAGTGAGGATCGCTTATCATCACTTAAACGCAATACAGAATCAAAGCGCGGCGGTCGCGGAGCAAGAAGAGGTTAA